The Streptomyces sp. NBC_01689 genome includes a window with the following:
- a CDS encoding pseudouridine-5'-phosphate glycosidase: MIVVSEEVREALDALRPVVALESTIIAHGLPRPRNLQVARELEDVVRREGAVPATIAVLDGRPRVGLDKEQLERVANEDGIRKLGHRDLPLAVATGASGATTVSATALLAALAGVRVFATGGLGGVHREWTATQDESADLGLLARTRITVVCAGVKSILDVPATLQRLETLGVAVAGYGTDRFPGFYLSDSGHPVDWTLDSPAQVADVMRAQDALDGPASALIVANPVPEEEQLDPGLHARVLTDALRACEVEGVTGQAVTPFLLDHLVRHTDGASLAANLAAVRGNVRLAGRIAAAWAGA; the protein is encoded by the coding sequence GTGATCGTGGTGTCCGAAGAGGTGCGGGAGGCGCTCGACGCGCTCCGGCCGGTGGTGGCCCTGGAGTCGACGATCATCGCGCACGGGCTGCCCCGGCCGCGCAATCTGCAGGTCGCGCGGGAACTGGAGGACGTCGTACGGCGGGAGGGTGCCGTACCCGCGACGATCGCCGTGCTGGACGGCCGTCCCCGGGTCGGACTCGACAAGGAGCAGCTGGAACGGGTCGCGAACGAGGACGGTATCCGCAAGCTCGGGCACCGCGATCTGCCGCTCGCGGTGGCGACGGGCGCGAGCGGGGCGACGACGGTGTCCGCGACGGCGCTGCTGGCCGCGCTCGCGGGCGTACGGGTGTTCGCGACGGGCGGGCTCGGCGGTGTGCACCGGGAGTGGACGGCGACGCAGGACGAGTCGGCCGACCTGGGGCTGCTGGCGAGGACCCGGATCACGGTGGTGTGCGCGGGCGTGAAGTCGATCCTCGACGTACCCGCGACCCTGCAGCGTCTGGAGACCCTCGGCGTCGCGGTGGCCGGGTACGGCACCGACCGCTTCCCCGGCTTCTATCTGTCCGACTCGGGGCATCCCGTGGACTGGACGCTCGATTCTCCCGCTCAGGTCGCGGACGTCATGCGCGCCCAGGACGCGCTGGACGGCCCGGCGTCCGCCCTGATCGTCGCGAACCCGGTCCCCGAGGAAGAACAGCTCGATCCGGGTCTCCACGCGCGCGTGCTCACCGACGCGCTGCGGGCGTGCGAGGTCGAGGGCGTGACCGGGCAGGCGGTGACGCCGTTCCTGCTCGACCACCTGGTGCGGCACACCGACGGCGCCTCGCTCGCCGCCAACCTGGCTGCCGTGCGGGGCAACGTACGACTCGCGGGGCGGATCGCGGCGGCCTGGGCCGGGGCGTGA
- a CDS encoding glutamate synthase subunit beta has protein sequence MADPKGFMTTPREEYPRRPVEERVRDWNEVYVPGALLPIISRQADRCMDCGVPFCHEACPLGNLIPEWNDLVSREDWHAASDRLHATNNFPEFTGRLCPAPCEAGCVLAINQPAVTIKNVEVAIADRAWADGFTPPSPPERLSGRTVAVVGSGPTGLAAAQQLTRAGHTVAVFERADRIGGLLRYGIPAFKMEKRHLDRRLEQMRAEGTKFRTSTTIGRDLTASELRMRYDAVVLATGATAWRELDVSGRELSGIHQAMEYLPFADRVCEGDLEVSPLSAAGKHVVIVGGGDTGADCLGTAVREGAASVTQLDIYPQPEEERDHDIEPWPTYPKIYRLSAAHEEARDLETAPAAHADARLFAASTLHFTGDARGRVRSLHLVEVDAGRRPVPGSGRTLPADLVLLALGFTGPDRHDGLIDQLGLALDPRGTITRDAGFATNVPRVFAAGDAARGQSLIVWAIAEGRAVAAAVDRALTGSSSLPAPIGPHDRPMRA, from the coding sequence ATGGCCGATCCCAAGGGATTCATGACCACTCCGCGCGAGGAGTACCCGCGCCGGCCCGTCGAGGAGCGGGTGCGGGACTGGAACGAGGTGTACGTCCCGGGTGCGCTGCTGCCGATCATCAGCCGGCAGGCCGACCGTTGCATGGACTGCGGTGTCCCCTTCTGTCACGAGGCCTGTCCGCTGGGCAACCTGATCCCCGAATGGAACGACCTCGTCTCCCGCGAGGACTGGCACGCGGCGAGCGACCGGCTGCACGCGACGAACAACTTCCCCGAGTTCACCGGGCGGTTGTGCCCCGCGCCGTGCGAGGCGGGCTGTGTCCTCGCGATCAACCAGCCCGCGGTCACCATCAAGAACGTCGAGGTGGCCATCGCCGACCGTGCCTGGGCGGACGGCTTCACGCCGCCGAGTCCACCGGAGCGGCTCTCCGGGCGGACGGTCGCGGTGGTCGGATCGGGGCCCACCGGGCTCGCCGCCGCACAGCAGTTGACCCGGGCCGGCCACACCGTCGCCGTCTTCGAGCGGGCCGACCGGATCGGCGGCCTGCTGCGGTACGGCATCCCCGCGTTCAAGATGGAGAAGCGCCACCTGGACCGACGGCTCGAGCAGATGCGGGCGGAGGGCACGAAGTTCCGGACTTCGACGACGATCGGGCGGGACCTCACGGCGTCGGAGCTGCGGATGCGCTACGACGCCGTCGTCCTGGCCACGGGGGCCACGGCCTGGCGTGAACTCGACGTGTCCGGGCGGGAGTTGAGCGGGATTCATCAGGCGATGGAGTATCTGCCGTTCGCCGACCGGGTGTGCGAGGGCGATCTGGAGGTCTCTCCACTGTCCGCGGCCGGCAAGCACGTGGTCATCGTCGGCGGCGGCGACACGGGAGCGGACTGCCTGGGGACGGCGGTGCGTGAGGGCGCGGCGTCCGTGACCCAGCTCGACATCTATCCGCAGCCGGAGGAGGAGCGCGATCACGACATCGAGCCGTGGCCCACGTACCCGAAGATCTACCGGCTCTCGGCCGCGCACGAGGAGGCCCGGGACCTGGAGACGGCTCCGGCGGCCCACGCGGACGCGCGGCTCTTCGCCGCGTCCACGCTCCATTTCACCGGGGACGCGAGGGGACGGGTGCGCTCGCTGCATCTCGTCGAGGTGGACGCGGGCCGCCGTCCCGTCCCGGGCTCCGGCCGGACCCTCCCGGCCGACCTCGTCCTGCTCGCCCTCGGTTTCACCGGCCCGGACCGGCACGACGGTCTGATCGACCAGCTCGGCCTGGCCCTCGATCCGCGCGGCACGATCACCCGCGACGCCGGCTTCGCAACCAATGTGCCCCGGGTGTTCGCCGCCGGGGACGCGGCCCGTGGCCAGTCCCTCATCGTGTGGGCCATCGCCGAGGGCCGCGCGGTGGCGGCCGCGGTGGACCGGGCGCTGACCGGATCCTCCAGCCTGCCGGCACCCATCGGTCCCCACGACCGTCCGATGAGGGCGTAG
- a CDS encoding DUF397 domain-containing protein: protein MDNIKQRMRNERIYNGMPARELGSEGWHKPWSGGNGGNCLEAMKLADGRIAVRQSADPDGPALIYTPGEMTAFIQGAKEGVADFLLS from the coding sequence ATGGACAACATCAAGCAGCGGATGCGCAATGAGCGGATCTACAACGGAATGCCGGCCCGTGAACTCGGCAGCGAGGGCTGGCACAAGCCCTGGAGCGGAGGGAACGGGGGCAACTGCCTGGAAGCGATGAAACTCGCCGACGGGCGGATCGCGGTGCGTCAGTCGGCGGATCCGGACGGACCGGCCCTGATCTACACGCCCGGTGAGATGACCGCGTTCATCCAGGGAGCCAAGGAAGGGGTGGCGGACTTCCTTCTCTCCTGA
- a CDS encoding carboxymuconolactone decarboxylase family protein, protein MTAAPATGTVAAPAAQPGSGVERATEGATGPASAPAAGGSPRLDLAKTAPKVFRALIGFDTAAREGLDPALVELIQIRASHLNHCAYCLHLHTNDARRAGESEDRLHMVPVWREARHFFTDRERAALALTEAVTLVADGGVPDDVYARAAEVFDDPELAHVLALILTINTWNRVALATAKVAGTDPR, encoded by the coding sequence ATGACGGCGGCCCCGGCGACGGGCACGGTCGCGGCCCCGGCCGCGCAGCCGGGCAGTGGCGTGGAGCGCGCGACGGAGGGTGCGACGGGACCGGCGTCCGCGCCCGCGGCCGGCGGAAGTCCGCGCCTCGACCTCGCGAAGACCGCCCCGAAGGTCTTCCGCGCCCTGATCGGCTTCGACACGGCGGCGCGGGAAGGGCTCGACCCGGCGCTCGTCGAACTGATCCAGATCCGCGCCTCCCACCTCAACCACTGCGCGTACTGCCTCCACCTGCACACCAACGACGCGCGCAGGGCCGGGGAGAGCGAGGACCGGCTGCACATGGTCCCGGTGTGGCGCGAGGCCCGCCACTTCTTCACCGACCGGGAGCGTGCCGCGCTCGCCCTCACCGAGGCGGTCACCCTTGTCGCCGACGGCGGGGTCCCGGACGACGTCTACGCGCGGGCCGCCGAGGTCTTCGACGACCCTGAACTGGCCCACGTCCTCGCTCTGATCCTCACGATCAACACCTGGAACCGGGTCGCCCTGGCGACGGCGAAGGTCGCGGGGACGGACCCCCGCTGA
- a CDS encoding magnesium and cobalt transport protein CorA: protein MSMAGNLRKVTSLGRVGGLRTVARLARRRVRVDLSHPARSPLGSAVVNCVAYRDGVRVPGGRDLVDTVERIRKSDEGFVWLGLHEPTDLEFAGIADLFDLHPLAVEDAVEAHQRPKLERYGETLFAVFKTVCYVEHQELTATSEVVHTGEIMVFVGSDFVITVRHGRHGSLGPLREELEADHRQLAKGPAAVLHAIADHVVDDYVHVTDSVQEDIDAVEADVFAENGARADAGRIYQLKRELLELKRAVVPLARPVEELATRPIRVVDPEIQAYFRDVSDHLIRVTEQIAAFDELLNSILQAHLAQVTVAQNEDMRKITAWAAVIAVPTMVCGVYGMNFDNMPELHWRFGYPLVIGVITVGCLVLYRGFRRNGWL from the coding sequence ATGTCCATGGCAGGGAATCTGCGGAAGGTCACGAGCCTCGGCAGGGTCGGCGGGCTGCGCACGGTGGCCCGGCTGGCGAGGCGACGCGTCCGCGTCGACCTGAGTCACCCCGCCCGGTCCCCACTGGGCTCCGCCGTGGTGAACTGCGTGGCCTACCGGGACGGCGTCAGGGTTCCGGGCGGCCGCGATCTGGTCGACACCGTGGAGCGCATCCGCAAGAGCGACGAGGGCTTCGTCTGGCTCGGACTGCACGAGCCGACCGATCTGGAGTTCGCCGGCATCGCCGACCTCTTCGACCTCCACCCGCTCGCCGTCGAGGACGCGGTGGAGGCCCACCAGCGCCCGAAGCTGGAGCGGTACGGGGAGACGCTGTTCGCGGTGTTCAAGACCGTCTGCTACGTCGAGCACCAGGAACTCACGGCGACGAGCGAGGTGGTGCACACCGGCGAGATCATGGTCTTCGTCGGTTCCGACTTCGTGATCACCGTGCGGCACGGACGGCACGGGTCGCTGGGACCGCTGCGCGAGGAACTGGAGGCGGATCACCGTCAGCTCGCCAAGGGCCCGGCCGCGGTCCTGCACGCGATCGCGGACCACGTGGTCGACGACTACGTGCACGTCACGGACTCGGTCCAGGAGGACATAGACGCGGTCGAGGCCGACGTGTTCGCCGAGAACGGCGCGCGGGCCGACGCGGGCCGGATCTACCAGCTCAAGCGTGAACTCCTCGAGCTCAAGCGTGCCGTGGTGCCGCTCGCCCGTCCCGTCGAGGAACTCGCCACCCGGCCGATCCGGGTGGTCGACCCCGAGATACAGGCGTACTTCCGGGACGTGTCCGACCACCTGATCCGGGTCACCGAGCAGATCGCCGCGTTCGACGAGCTGCTCAACTCGATCCTGCAGGCGCATCTGGCGCAGGTCACCGTGGCGCAGAACGAGGACATGCGGAAGATCACGGCGTGGGCGGCGGTCATCGCCGTTCCGACGATGGTCTGCGGGGTGTACGGCATGAACTTCGACAACATGCCGGAGCTGCACTGGCGGTTCGGTTATCCCCTCGTCATAGGCGTGATCACCGTGGGCTGTCTGGTCCTGTACCGGGGGTTCCGGCGCAACGGCTGGCTCTGA
- a CDS encoding uridine kinase, producing the protein MRLEAITWERLGDLLAERLLDLKPDDGGPWPRIAFDGAPAARPGDLAHRVSEALRVRGRSSLVVGTQGFLRPASLRFEYGHEDVDAYYDGWFDTGALWREVFGPLEPGGDGRVLPDLWDPATDRATRSPHVQLPPGGLLLLHGPLLLRHWFPFDLSVHVLLSPGALNRRTPESEHWTLPAFHRYETEVTPGTAADVLVRADDPRHPAWNG; encoded by the coding sequence GTGCGACTCGAAGCGATCACCTGGGAACGGCTCGGCGACCTCCTCGCCGAGCGCCTGCTCGACCTGAAGCCCGATGACGGCGGTCCCTGGCCGCGGATCGCCTTCGACGGAGCCCCGGCCGCCCGCCCCGGCGACCTGGCGCACCGCGTCTCCGAGGCGCTGCGCGTACGAGGCCGCTCCTCGCTCGTCGTCGGCACCCAGGGTTTCCTGCGGCCCGCTTCCCTCCGGTTCGAATACGGCCACGAGGACGTCGACGCGTACTACGACGGCTGGTTCGACACCGGCGCCCTGTGGCGGGAGGTCTTCGGCCCCCTCGAACCCGGCGGCGACGGCCGCGTCCTGCCCGACCTCTGGGACCCGGCCACGGACCGGGCCACCCGCAGCCCCCACGTCCAACTCCCGCCCGGCGGACTGCTCCTGCTCCACGGCCCCCTCCTGCTGCGGCACTGGTTCCCGTTCGATCTGAGCGTGCATGTCCTCCTCTCCCCGGGTGCCCTGAACCGCCGTACACCGGAGTCCGAACACTGGACCCTCCCCGCGTTCCACCGCTACGAGACGGAAGTGACCCCGGGCACCGCCGCCGATGTGCTGGTGCGCGCGGACGATCCACGCCACCCGGCCTGGAACGGCTGA
- a CDS encoding carbohydrate kinase family protein, which translates to MLVVGDVITDVVARHRGPLATGTDTTAAVRTLPGGAGANVACWAARSGCPDVRLLGRVGADAAAWHARELSACGVRPLLVVDPEAPTGTVICLVDQGASAERTFLTDSGASLRLGPGDWSSTLLDGVARLHLSGYLFFSEPSRALASAALASARARGVPVSLDPASAGFLAELGVDRFLALAEDVDVLLPSRDEACLLTGLADPADAAAELSRRIPLVVTKLGGDGALVARSGTVRAHVPAAPAAARDTTGAGDAFTGAFLAALLAGAGPEAAAVDGCGAGARAVERIGGRPEATPPVG; encoded by the coding sequence CTGCTCGTCGTCGGTGACGTGATCACGGACGTGGTCGCCCGGCACCGGGGGCCGCTCGCGACCGGCACCGACACGACCGCCGCGGTCCGCACGCTGCCGGGCGGGGCCGGGGCCAATGTCGCCTGCTGGGCCGCCCGTTCGGGCTGTCCCGACGTGCGGCTGCTCGGCCGGGTGGGAGCGGATGCCGCCGCCTGGCACGCACGCGAGCTGTCGGCCTGCGGGGTGCGTCCGCTGCTCGTCGTCGATCCCGAGGCGCCGACCGGAACCGTGATCTGCCTGGTGGACCAGGGCGCCTCGGCCGAGCGGACGTTCCTCACGGACAGCGGGGCCTCGCTGCGGCTCGGTCCCGGCGACTGGTCGTCCACGCTGCTCGACGGTGTCGCACGGCTGCATCTGTCGGGCTATCTGTTCTTCTCCGAACCGAGCCGGGCGCTGGCCTCGGCGGCACTGGCGTCGGCACGCGCGCGGGGTGTGCCGGTCAGTCTGGACCCGGCGTCGGCGGGCTTTCTCGCGGAGCTGGGCGTGGATCGTTTCCTCGCGCTCGCCGAGGACGTCGACGTGCTGCTGCCCAGCCGCGACGAGGCGTGCCTGCTGACCGGTCTGGCCGATCCGGCGGACGCGGCGGCCGAGTTGAGCCGCCGGATCCCGCTGGTCGTCACCAAGCTCGGCGGCGACGGAGCCCTCGTGGCCCGCTCGGGCACGGTACGGGCGCACGTTCCCGCGGCGCCCGCGGCGGCCCGGGACACCACGGGCGCCGGTGACGCGTTCACCGGCGCGTTCCTCGCCGCGCTGCTCGCGGGCGCCGGACCCGAGGCGGCCGCGGTGGACGGGTGCGGGGCGGGAGCGAGGGCGGTGGAGCGGATCGGCGGAAGGCCGGAAGCCACACCTCCGGTCGGATAG
- a CDS encoding anthrone oxygenase family protein: MIDGPYLVMAVLGVLGCGLVAGVFCGFSAFVMRGLAELPPARGVAAMNSINAAAVRPPFMLLFVGTAILCAVLGVVTFVLLPEDGSVELLLGSALYLFGSFGVTVAANVPRNEALLRLDPHSPETTTRWHAYVRGWTRWNHVRTVASAAAAISYTLALT; encoded by the coding sequence ATGATCGACGGGCCGTATCTGGTGATGGCGGTGCTGGGGGTGCTCGGCTGCGGGCTGGTGGCGGGGGTGTTCTGCGGGTTCTCGGCCTTCGTGATGCGGGGGCTGGCCGAGCTGCCGCCCGCCCGGGGCGTGGCGGCGATGAACTCGATCAACGCGGCGGCGGTCCGCCCGCCGTTCATGCTGTTGTTCGTCGGGACGGCGATCCTGTGCGCCGTGCTCGGGGTGGTCACCTTCGTGCTGCTGCCCGAGGACGGGTCGGTGGAGCTGCTGCTCGGCAGCGCTCTGTATCTGTTCGGGTCGTTCGGGGTGACGGTCGCCGCGAACGTCCCGCGCAACGAGGCGCTCCTGCGGCTGGACCCGCACAGCCCGGAGACCACCACCCGCTGGCACGCGTACGTGCGGGGATGGACGAGATGGAACCACGTCCGCACGGTCGCGTCGGCAGCCGCGGCGATCTCGTACACGCTGGCCCTCACCTGA
- a CDS encoding class I SAM-dependent methyltransferase — protein sequence MTRTDGYLLDNQQTEAGQRFDAFATLFDPTTFRHVERFGIGPGWRCWEVGAGGTSVVSWLAKKVGPTGKIVATDIDTSWAASAARSPVEVRVHDVAAEEPPGEGFDLVHARLVLVHVPDRERALRSMIKALRPGGRLLVEDADPALQPLLCPDEHGPEQQLANRLRQGFRELLAERGADLSYGRKLPRLLREAGLREVEADAYFPVTSPACAALETATVRQIGGQLVAAGLATPEDIERHLANVAGGSMDLATAPMISAWGRK from the coding sequence ATGACGCGAACCGACGGTTATCTCCTCGACAACCAGCAGACCGAGGCGGGGCAGCGTTTCGACGCCTTCGCCACCCTCTTCGACCCCACGACCTTCCGGCATGTCGAGCGCTTCGGCATCGGGCCCGGCTGGCGCTGCTGGGAGGTCGGTGCGGGCGGCACCTCCGTGGTGTCCTGGCTCGCCAAGAAGGTCGGCCCGACCGGGAAGATCGTCGCGACCGACATCGACACGTCCTGGGCGGCCTCGGCGGCCCGTTCACCGGTCGAGGTCCGGGTGCACGACGTGGCCGCGGAGGAACCGCCGGGGGAGGGCTTCGACCTCGTGCACGCACGACTCGTCCTGGTCCATGTGCCGGACAGGGAGCGGGCGTTGCGGTCGATGATCAAGGCGCTGCGGCCCGGTGGCCGGCTTCTGGTCGAGGACGCCGACCCGGCCCTGCAGCCCCTGCTCTGTCCCGACGAACACGGACCCGAACAACAGCTCGCGAACCGGCTGCGCCAGGGTTTCCGCGAGCTGCTCGCCGAACGCGGCGCCGACCTCTCCTACGGCCGCAAGCTCCCGCGCCTGCTGCGGGAGGCGGGACTGCGCGAGGTGGAGGCCGACGCATACTTCCCCGTCACCTCGCCCGCCTGCGCCGCCCTGGAGACCGCGACGGTCCGGCAGATCGGCGGGCAGCTCGTCGCCGCGGGCCTCGCCACTCCCGAGGACATCGAGCGACACCTGGCCAATGTGGCGGGCGGCTCGATGGATCTGGCGACGGCGCCCATGATCTCGGCGTGGGGACGCAAATAG
- a CDS encoding CBS domain-containing protein has protein sequence MTTAGDIMHRGAQWIPAHETLDRAAQLMRELNVGALPISDENERLCGILTDRDIVVGCVAMGHDPARITAGEMAQGTPRWIESEADVGEVLQEMKGHQIRRLPVIENKRLVGMISEADLAQHLTDDQLAGWVESVYSSSMVR, from the coding sequence ATGACCACCGCCGGAGACATCATGCACCGTGGTGCCCAGTGGATCCCCGCCCACGAGACCCTTGACCGCGCCGCTCAGCTGATGCGCGAACTGAACGTGGGCGCGTTGCCCATCAGTGACGAGAACGAGCGGCTCTGCGGCATTCTCACGGACCGCGACATCGTCGTCGGCTGCGTGGCCATGGGCCACGATCCGGCTCGGATCACCGCGGGTGAGATGGCCCAGGGCACCCCGCGCTGGATCGAGTCGGAGGCCGACGTGGGCGAAGTGCTCCAGGAGATGAAGGGACACCAGATCCGCCGGCTTCCCGTGATCGAGAACAAACGCCTGGTCGGCATGATCAGCGAGGCCGACCTGGCCCAGCACCTGACGGACGACCAGCTGGCGGGCTGGGTCGAGAGTGTCTACTCGTCGAGCATGGTCCGCTGA
- a CDS encoding VOC family protein produces MTDNSPRLDHVVLWVRDPLAAADFYERSVGLEPLRVTEYAAGKEPFPSVRLNEETVFDLAPLPLAEYMNMVPGGADSAGHPVNHVCLSLGADDFDALRTRLEERSVPVSGFSYDSFGARGMAKRSFYFRDPDGNVFEARHYD; encoded by the coding sequence ATGACGGACAACTCGCCACGTCTCGACCATGTCGTTCTCTGGGTACGCGATCCGCTCGCGGCGGCCGACTTCTACGAGAGGTCGGTCGGTCTGGAGCCCCTGAGGGTCACCGAATACGCCGCGGGGAAGGAGCCGTTCCCCTCCGTACGCCTCAACGAGGAGACGGTTTTCGACCTCGCCCCGCTCCCTCTCGCGGAGTACATGAACATGGTCCCCGGGGGTGCGGACAGCGCCGGCCACCCCGTCAACCACGTGTGTCTGTCCCTGGGGGCGGACGATTTCGACGCCCTGCGGACGCGTCTGGAGGAGCGGTCCGTCCCGGTCTCGGGCTTCTCCTACGACTCGTTCGGCGCCCGGGGCATGGCCAAGCGCAGCTTCTACTTCCGTGACCCGGACGGGAACGTCTTCGAGGCACGCCACTACGACTAG
- a CDS encoding DUF2293 domain-containing protein: MAPIATPPSRGGPLVIQPLRRRHCAECRTGPLTLLVLEEGAPRCLDCADLGHLVFLPRGDTALTRRSREGSALSAVVVRFNRRQSRYERQGVLVEEAALVRAEEWCLEDAEARRRRRARDARRREAEDLRFTEAFRREIRRLFPGCPAGRAREIATHASVRGSGRVGRSAAGRALSEVAVASAVRASVRHVDTPYDQLLMSGVPRYEARRRIASTVETRLQGWRDELTAGA, encoded by the coding sequence ATGGCACCGATCGCGACTCCCCCGTCCCGCGGCGGACCTCTCGTCATCCAGCCGCTCAGGAGACGGCACTGTGCCGAGTGCCGTACCGGGCCGCTGACGCTGCTGGTGCTGGAGGAGGGAGCGCCGCGCTGCCTGGACTGCGCGGACCTGGGTCATCTGGTGTTCCTGCCGCGCGGCGACACCGCGCTGACCCGCAGATCCCGGGAGGGCAGTGCGCTGTCGGCGGTGGTGGTGCGGTTCAACCGGCGCCAGAGCCGGTACGAGCGGCAGGGCGTCCTGGTGGAGGAGGCGGCGCTCGTCCGGGCCGAGGAGTGGTGCCTGGAGGACGCCGAGGCGCGGCGGCGGCGCCGTGCGCGGGACGCACGGCGCCGGGAGGCGGAGGATCTGCGGTTCACGGAGGCGTTCCGCCGGGAGATACGCCGGCTGTTCCCCGGCTGTCCGGCCGGACGGGCGCGGGAGATCGCCACGCACGCCTCGGTGCGCGGCAGCGGACGGGTGGGACGCAGCGCGGCCGGCCGCGCGCTGTCCGAGGTCGCGGTGGCCTCGGCGGTCCGTGCGTCCGTACGGCACGTGGACACGCCTTACGACCAGCTGCTGATGAGCGGTGTCCCGCGGTACGAGGCGCGGCGGCGGATCGCGTCCACCGTGGAGACACGGCTCCAGGGATGGCGCGACGAGCTCACGGCGGGCGCGTGA
- the pdxR gene encoding MocR-like pyridoxine biosynthesis transcription factor PdxR, with protein MAKSWVNSAERIGADLHLELAGPGGRRAALIRALREAVRGGRLAPGTRLPPYRSLAADLGMARNTVADAYAELVAEGWLTARQGSGTQVASPLTRWGNTAPPGAAARVPRKTPAVVRGPRHDLRQGTPDASSFPRSAWLASYRRALQQAPHEAFGPGGPEGRPELREALAAYLTRTRGVRAEPERIVICSGFAHALRLLFPQVLRGPLAVEAYGLGFHRELLTASSTRTVPLALDEDGAQVDGLGRERAVLLTPAHQFPTGGPLHPARRAAVVDWARARGGLVLEDDYDGEFRYDRRPVGALQGMDPERVVHIGSVSKSLSPALRLGWMVLPERYVDAVLSAKGEREAWASALDQLTLADFLASGSYDRHVRRMRQRYRTRRDRLVAALAERAPHIEVTGIAAGLHAVLRLPPGTERSTVEAAARRGVALDGLAEFRHPRAAASLPDGLVVGYATPSEHAYGAALEALCEALPRG; from the coding sequence ATGGCGAAATCATGGGTCAATTCCGCCGAACGGATCGGCGCAGACCTGCACTTGGAGCTGGCGGGGCCGGGCGGACGCCGGGCCGCCCTGATCCGGGCCCTGCGCGAGGCCGTGCGCGGCGGAAGGCTGGCACCGGGCACGCGGCTGCCCCCGTACCGCTCGCTCGCCGCGGACCTGGGCATGGCGCGCAACACCGTCGCCGACGCGTACGCCGAGCTGGTCGCGGAGGGCTGGCTGACCGCCCGTCAAGGCTCGGGCACCCAGGTCGCCTCACCCCTGACGCGGTGGGGGAACACCGCTCCGCCGGGCGCCGCCGCGCGCGTGCCGAGGAAGACACCGGCTGTCGTCCGGGGACCCCGGCACGATCTGCGGCAGGGTACGCCGGACGCGTCGTCCTTCCCGCGCTCCGCGTGGCTCGCCTCGTACCGCCGGGCCCTCCAGCAGGCGCCCCACGAGGCCTTCGGGCCGGGTGGTCCGGAGGGGCGTCCCGAACTGCGCGAGGCCCTCGCCGCATATCTGACACGGACGCGCGGGGTACGTGCCGAGCCGGAGCGGATCGTGATCTGTTCCGGATTCGCGCACGCTCTGAGGCTGTTGTTCCCGCAGGTCCTGCGGGGACCGCTGGCCGTCGAGGCGTACGGTCTCGGTTTCCACCGCGAGCTGCTGACGGCCTCGTCCACGCGGACCGTGCCGCTCGCTCTGGACGAGGACGGCGCGCAGGTGGACGGGCTGGGCCGGGAGCGGGCGGTCCTGCTCACGCCGGCACACCAGTTCCCGACCGGCGGACCGCTGCATCCGGCGCGGCGGGCCGCGGTGGTCGACTGGGCGCGCGCCCGCGGCGGACTGGTCCTGGAGGACGACTACGACGGGGAGTTCCGTTACGACCGCAGGCCCGTCGGCGCCCTGCAGGGCATGGACCCGGAGCGGGTCGTCCACATCGGTTCGGTCAGCAAGAGCCTGTCGCCCGCGCTGCGGCTCGGCTGGATGGTCCTTCCGGAGCGGTACGTCGACGCCGTCCTCTCGGCCAAGGGCGAGCGCGAGGCGTGGGCGAGCGCCCTGGACCAGCTCACGCTGGCGGACTTCCTCGCCTCCGGGTCGTACGACCGGCATGTGCGGCGTATGCGGCAGCGGTACCGGACGCGCCGCGACCGCCTGGTCGCGGCGCTCGCGGAACGGGCGCCGCACATCGAGGTCACCGGGATCGCGGCCGGCCTGCACGCGGTGCTGAGACTGCCGCCCGGGACCGAGCGTTCCACGGTCGAGGCCGCCGCACGGCGGGGTGTCGCGCTGGACGGGCTCGCCGAGTTCCGGCATCCGCGGGCGGCGGCGTCCCTGCCGGACGGGTTGGTGGTCGGGTACGCGACACCTTCGGAACACGCGTACGGGGCAGCGCTGGAGGCGTTGTGCGAGGCGCTGCCCCGGGGGTGA